The Anopheles moucheti chromosome 3, idAnoMoucSN_F20_07, whole genome shotgun sequence genome contains the following window.
GCAAACGAAATCATACTAGAAGTACTGCTGGAGCGGGGACAGATCACGGATGCGCTGCGATTGGCAAAGCAGATGCCCGGTTCGGATGCTTTGCCCGCAAGGAAATATCTCGAAGCCGCATTTAAAACCGGGGATCCATTGATATTTCATTCGACGTATAATTTTTTCCAGATGAAAAATGTTAGACTTCGTGGATGTCCTGATTTCTTGAAACGTAAGTATTTCTACACTAATGGTGTGCAAATTGGGGAGTTAGAATACCGAGAACGATTttgattttgtattttttgctttcagaTGAACAATGTGGCGAATATGTGCAATATTATCAAAGTTTAATTGCAAACCAATGCCTGTAGAGTCAGGAGTCAGGAAAATACACCAAGTAGAAAACATTAAGAACACGAGTGCTAGTAAATTTAGTCATAGCTAGTAAAAAGATATTTATTGTTAATAGCAATAAccgaaataaataatactaaGCAAACTATCGACTTGAACCCTCGCTAGAAATAGCCTGCATAATAGCCTCATCCTGAAATGATAAGTTCCAGATTAATTGTATACCAATTCGAAATTATACCTATTTGTTACTCACCGTTTTAAACCACATAGTATTGGGTCGAAAAATCATCCTAGAAATAAACCCCATCCTACCGACTGGTGCAATTGCATGCAGGTGTAAATGCTTCACGCTTGTAAATGGAGGCATGTGAAAACCGAAGCAAGTCTGGTGCAGATCAACATCGTTGCTTTCCATAAAGTTAACCAGCTCACGTTTCAGTTCCGCAACTAACACCCGatacaaagaaagaaacaaaattgtattttttatctttctacACGGTTTGCCCACGTTACCGATTACATACGCAAGGGTTTATCAGCAACAGTGAGAGAGTTTACATTTTCAACATGATGGTTGGGTATAGCCAGATAATGGAAATCCGATGCCGGTCGAATGTCTTTAAAAATACACATTCGCTCATTTCGGAACACAACATCCGTTGCAGGATCGCTTTGAGTGGCGATTTTACAGAAAATACAACCCGGCAGCGTATTTTGTATGGCGGCCATGGAATGTTGATTATTATACACAAAAAGAGTAAAGGGACTAGGAAGGCTCATACGTTTGGCTCAGCCGCCATGTTGAGATGGCAATTGACGTTTATGAATTCAATCGGATACAGTAATAAACGTACAATAATAATACAGtatacaggcagttcccgagatacgctattatagcggaccgctaaaACGCCATTGTCGGTTGTTTTTTCGtaattaggtgcagggccacaaAAGTTGACAAAAgactgacaaatttgtcaagtgacaaaatcagcttgtcaactgcgaaaaaccactataccgttgccgcgcacacaattgttttcagatttccgataccaggagagcatgtttttcaagaggtgacacctgcaggcGTGGattaaatttgcccatcccttttgctttgcatactatcaaacccgtgagagcgatcgctagtgtaaactaggcgtggaataaatttgcacatcccttttgcattgcatactatcaaacccgtgagagcgatcgctgcCCCTCAGACTCTGAACAAATCTCAGTACAAGAGAAAGAACACGAAAGAAGGATTGACCTAATTG
Protein-coding sequences here:
- the LOC128306023 gene encoding adenosine 5'-monophosphoramidase HINT3-like encodes the protein MSLPSPFTLFVYNNQHSMAAIQNTLPGCIFCKIATQSDPATDVVFRNERMCIFKDIRPASDFHYLAIPNHHVENVNSLTVADKPLLAELKRELVNFMESNDVDLHQTCFGFHMPPFTSVKHLHLHAIAPVGRMGFISRMIFRPNTMWFKTDEAIMQAISSEGSSR